In one window of Syngnathus scovelli strain Florida chromosome 20, RoL_Ssco_1.2, whole genome shotgun sequence DNA:
- the LOC125990146 gene encoding potassium channel subfamily K member 13 isoform X1 codes for MALKSACCCGPINEDNARFLLLALFIIFYLLCGAAVFSALEQPKEREAKERWTQRFEIFRQTYNLSKKELNNFLRNYEEANVAGIRVDNIRPRWDFTGAFYFVGTVVSTIGFGMTTPATIGGKIFLMFYGLLGCAATILFFNLFLERVITVIAVVLKSCYEHRHNKGEIGPHNGQGVRARSSRKGEDLAGWKPSVYCVMFILGAAAILVSCCASLMYSAAEGWGYLDSLYFCFVAFSTIGFGDMVSGQRLIYEGNATAAYQLGNFLFTLTGVCCIYSLFNVISIVIKQVLNWLLGRLEAPCRCCYSRKGHHPLRHPRRNVVAPGHLRARSEPSIETDAVNESETDAGRRMSGEMISMRDFLAANKVNLAIMQKQLSEMAIGHTRQPGPTSHHNGFSGGVGALGIMNNRLAETSMDR; via the exons atggcaCTTAAGAGTGCTTGCTGCTGCGGTCCAATTAACGAAGATAATGCGAGATTCTTGCTTCTGGCTTTGTTCATTATCTTCTATCTGCTTTGCGGAGCAGCTGTCTTCTCCGCGCTGGAGCAGCCCAAAGAACGGGAGGCCAAGGAGCGATGGACGCAGAGGTTCGAGATCTTCAGGCAGACTTATAATTTGAGTAAGAAAGAGCTCAACAATTTCCTCAGGAACTACGAGGAAGCCAATGTGGCTGGGATTCGAGTGGACAACATCAGACCAAGATGGGACTTCACTGGAGCGTTCTACTTTGTGGGAACTGTGGTTTCCACCATTG GTTTTGGGATGACCACACCTGCCACAATTGGAGGGAAGATCTTTCTGATGTTTTATGGACTTCTCGGCTGCGCAGCCACCATCCTCTTCTTCAACCTCTTCCTCGAACGGGTCATCACCGTTATCGCCGTGGTCCTCAAGTCCTGCTATGAGCACCGCCATAACAAGGGGGAGATTGGTCCTCACAATGGTCAGGGGGTCCGTGCAAGGTCAAGTAGAAAAGGGGAGGATCTCGCCGGCTGGAAGCCTTCAGTCTACTGTGTCATGTTCATCCTCGGAGCGGCGGCCATTTTAGTCTCCTGTTGTGCCTCGCTCATGtactctgcagctgaaggctggGGGTATCTGGACTCGCTCTACTTCTGCTTCGTGGCCTTCAGCACCATCGGCTTTGGAGATATGGTGAGTGGTCAGCGGCTCATCTACGAGGGCAACGCCACGGCAGCGTACCAACTGGGAAACTTCTTGTTCACCCTAACGGGGGTCTGCTGCATCTACTCCCTCTTTAACGTCATCTCCATCGTCATCAAGCAAGTCCTCAACTGGCTGCTGGGGCGACTGGAAGCCCCGTGTAGGTGTTGTTACTCCAGAAAAGGTCACCACCCTCTTCGTCACCCACGTCGGAACGTGGTGGCCCCGGGCCACTTGCGAGCCCGCAGCGAACCTTCCATAGAGACCGATGCCGTCAACGAGAGCGAGACCGACGCCGGACGTAGGATGTCTGGAGAGATGATCTCCATGAGAGACTTTCTCGCAGCAAACAAG GTGAACCTGGCTATCATGCAGAAGCAGCTTTCCGAGATGGCGATAGGACACACGCGCCAGCCCGGTCCTACTTCACATCACAACGGCTTCTCGGGAGGAGTGGGGGCTCTCGGCATCATGAACAACCGGCTTGCTGAGACAAGCATGGACAGATAG
- the LOC125990146 gene encoding potassium channel subfamily K member 13 isoform X2 yields the protein MALKSACCCGPINEDNARFLLLALFIIFYLLCGAAVFSALEQPKEREAKERWTQRFEIFRQTYNLSKKELNNFLRNYEEANVAGIRVDNIRPRWDFTGAFYFVGTVVSTIGFGMTTPATIGGKIFLMFYGLLGCAATILFFNLFLERVITVIAVVLKSCYEHRHNKGEIGPHNGQGVRARSSRKGEDLAGWKPSVYCVMFILGAAAILVSCCASLMYSAAEGWGYLDSLYFCFVAFSTIGFGDMQVLNWLLGRLEAPCRCCYSRKGHHPLRHPRRNVVAPGHLRARSEPSIETDAVNESETDAGRRMSGEMISMRDFLAANKVNLAIMQKQLSEMAIGHTRQPGPTSHHNGFSGGVGALGIMNNRLAETSMDR from the exons atggcaCTTAAGAGTGCTTGCTGCTGCGGTCCAATTAACGAAGATAATGCGAGATTCTTGCTTCTGGCTTTGTTCATTATCTTCTATCTGCTTTGCGGAGCAGCTGTCTTCTCCGCGCTGGAGCAGCCCAAAGAACGGGAGGCCAAGGAGCGATGGACGCAGAGGTTCGAGATCTTCAGGCAGACTTATAATTTGAGTAAGAAAGAGCTCAACAATTTCCTCAGGAACTACGAGGAAGCCAATGTGGCTGGGATTCGAGTGGACAACATCAGACCAAGATGGGACTTCACTGGAGCGTTCTACTTTGTGGGAACTGTGGTTTCCACCATTG GTTTTGGGATGACCACACCTGCCACAATTGGAGGGAAGATCTTTCTGATGTTTTATGGACTTCTCGGCTGCGCAGCCACCATCCTCTTCTTCAACCTCTTCCTCGAACGGGTCATCACCGTTATCGCCGTGGTCCTCAAGTCCTGCTATGAGCACCGCCATAACAAGGGGGAGATTGGTCCTCACAATGGTCAGGGGGTCCGTGCAAGGTCAAGTAGAAAAGGGGAGGATCTCGCCGGCTGGAAGCCTTCAGTCTACTGTGTCATGTTCATCCTCGGAGCGGCGGCCATTTTAGTCTCCTGTTGTGCCTCGCTCATGtactctgcagctgaaggctggGGGTATCTGGACTCGCTCTACTTCTGCTTCGTGGCCTTCAGCACCATCGGCTTTGGAGATATG CAAGTCCTCAACTGGCTGCTGGGGCGACTGGAAGCCCCGTGTAGGTGTTGTTACTCCAGAAAAGGTCACCACCCTCTTCGTCACCCACGTCGGAACGTGGTGGCCCCGGGCCACTTGCGAGCCCGCAGCGAACCTTCCATAGAGACCGATGCCGTCAACGAGAGCGAGACCGACGCCGGACGTAGGATGTCTGGAGAGATGATCTCCATGAGAGACTTTCTCGCAGCAAACAAG GTGAACCTGGCTATCATGCAGAAGCAGCTTTCCGAGATGGCGATAGGACACACGCGCCAGCCCGGTCCTACTTCACATCACAACGGCTTCTCGGGAGGAGTGGGGGCTCTCGGCATCATGAACAACCGGCTTGCTGAGACAAGCATGGACAGATAG